A window of [Clostridium] innocuum genomic DNA:
GCATTCTGTTGTCGTAGGAAGTGCCATCACCCGTCCGCATCTGACTGCAAAGCGTTTTGTCGATCTGCTTGGCGGCTATCAGGATAATTGGAGAGATGCAGAAAAGGCAAAGCACTGATCTCATGATATAAGAAAGGAAGGCACAGGAGTATGAAAAAGAAAATCAGTATTGACGGCGCGCAGAATGTTGAGGTATCCAAACCGATTCCGTGCGAAAAATCACCACAGGAACAGCTTGCCATCATGGAGGCCTATACACAGGCTCACAGGGATAGTGCCGCTCTGGATAAGGCAGAACGTGAACTTCGCTGCCTGCGTACTATTTTTCCTGCTCTGTTTCGAAGCATAGAGGATGATGATCTGCTGGCCGGACGTCTGGATTTTCTGCCGATTGGCTTTGGCAGTGTGACCAGCATCGGCGGTGTTTCCCATTACTGTGTTTTCCATAAGCTGCGCTCGTTTAAGGAACAGCTCGACAGCGAGGAAGAAAAGGCCAGAGTGGATGCTCTGTATGCCTATTGGGAGGAGCATGACACCAAGGCGATATATTGTGCAGATGTTTTAAATGAGTCCACCATCGGCCGCTTTATCGATTGCTCCTATCCGCTGATGGCAACTGCACGCTTATCTGGTATGATGCTGAATTACAAAAAGCTCATGGCATATGGACTGGAGGGGCTGAAAAAGCTGATCCGCTCACAGAAGCCCAATACCTTTTTAAACAGCTGTGTGGAAAGCTTAACGCTACTGCAGGAGGTTATCGACCGTCAGATTGAGCTGGTGCGGGAAGCAAAGCTGGATGCTGCGCGCAGCCGATTGCAGGATCTGGAGCTGATGGAACGCGATCTTGCGGTAATCCGCACACAGAAGCCTGCGACCTTTCATCAGGCGCTGCAGCTGTTCTGGATTTATGCCTTAGTGGCAGGGGTTATCAATTACGGTCGCATGGATGATGTGCTGGGGCCGTATCTGCAGCGTGATCTGGAGGACGATCTGATTACGGAGGAGGAAGCGTACCGGTATCTGAAGTCTCTGTGGAAAATGATTGAGAACCGCCGTACAACGGTAAATGGACGTATCATCGTCGGCGGAGAAGGAAGAGAGCATCCAGAGGAAGGCGATACCTTTGCGCGTATCTGCCTGCGTGTCTGTCGGGATACCCGCTACGTGGAGCCGCAGTTTACGCTGCGCTTCAGTAAAAATACCCCGGCGGATATCATGGATATGGCATATGACTGCATCGGATCCGGTGCAACCTATCCGACGCTGTACAATGATGATGTCAATATTGAGGCAGTCATGTACGGCATGCGTGTATCCCGTGAGATAGCGGAGCAGTATGTTCCCTTCGGCTGTGGAGAATTCGTGATTCAGGGAAAAAGCGTCGGTACACCGAATACCCTTTTAAACCTGTTGAAGCTTCTCAATATCACCTTAAATGCAGGGATTGATCCAATGGATGGCAAGGCGAAAAACGGTCCGGTTTCCATACCGGAGTGCAGTGCGTTTACCACCTTTGATGAACTGTATGATACCTATAAGGAGCTGCTGGATTATTATTTTGACCTCAGTGTGGAGGCACAGAAGCATTCCTATGAGGTGATGAATCAGGAGGCAAGCTTTCTGTTTACCTCGATCCTGATGGATGACTGTATCACCCGTGGAAGGGCATTGCTTGACGGTGGTGTACAGATTCTGGGCGGTACCAATGAAACCTATGGAAACATCAATGCCAGTGATGCTCTGTATGCGATCCGTAAGCTGGTATATGAGGATAAGGTATACACACTACAACAGCTGCATGAGGCACAGCTCGCAGATTTTGAAGGCTATGAGCAGCTGCGAAGAGACCTGCTGCATGCAGACAAATATGGAAATGACAAGCCGGAATGCGATGCACTTGCCAATGATTTATATGAGTTTGTCGCTAAGGGAATACGGCAGCGGGGCATTGACGCGGGTCTTGGCTATTATCTGATTGTTATTTCCAATAATCAAACGAATACAGACTGGGGTCATCAGACCTTCGCCAGTCTGGATGGACGGAAAACGGGTGTCTTTATGAATCCTGCGAATAATCCGCAGGGCGGCGCCGCAAAGAGCGGACCGACAGCCTGTTTGAATTCCCTAAGCAGATTTCAGGCAAAATATCATGGCGGCAGTGTGCAGAATATCAAATTCACACCGCGCATGTTCAATGAGGATCGGGATAAAATCCGAATCCTGTTTGATACGTATTTTAAGAAGGGCGGCTGCCAGCTGATGGTGACCGTTGTGGATCACGGCGTACTGGAGGATGCGCAGAAGCATCCGGAAAAGTATCCGGATCTGATTGTGCGTGTAGCCGGCTACAGTGCTGTCTTCGTGAATCTTACCAGAGATATTCAGGATGAGCTGCTGAGCAGGATGCTGTATGATTAACGTCACGAATATTGAGCGCTTTGCGACTCATGACGGTCCGGGTATTCGCACAACACTCTTTCTGAAGGGATGTCCACTGTTTTGTCCATGGTGCGCCAATCCGGAGACACAGAGTGTGAAAAGCACAATGTTTCACAATGCCGTGCGCTGTGTTGGCTGCCGGTTGTGTGAGCGGGCATGTCCGCATCAGGCCATCACGTTTGCGCAGGGAAACTTCACGTACAGGGAAGACCGCTGTCAGCGCTGCGGTGCCTGTGAACAGGTGTGTCTGCAGGATGCCATAGCATTTCAGGGAAAGGAAATGACGCTGGAAGCGATTATGGCGGAGCTGTGCAGGGATCGGGACTATTATGAAAACTCCGGCGGCGGTATCACCTTCAGCGGTGGTGAACCGTTTGTTCAGCAGGAAGCATTATGGGAGCTGCTTCGTGCCTGCAAGCAGGAGGGCTTTCATACCGCCGTGGAAACGACCGGTAACTACTCCAGCGATTTGCTGATACGCATGATGCCGCTGATTGATCTTTTTCTATTTGACTTCAAGCATCCGGATGATACCATTCTGCATACGGTTACCGGTGCGGATGGAGCTTTGATTAAGGAAAATCTGCGTTATCTTCTCAAGGTGGATCCACAGAAGGTAATTGTACGCATTCCCGTCATACCGGGGTTCAATTATGAAAAGGACACACTGGAATCCGCATTGCGATATCTGAAATCCATTGGTGTCTGCGAGGTGAATCTTCTCCCGTACCATACACTGGGAAAGGTGAAATACGAAAAGATGGGAAAACCGTATACCTTATCGAATAAAATGCTGCAAAAAGAGGATCTGATGTGTTATCTGGAATATGCCCGACAACTCGGTATGCAGGCAAATATCGGCGGATAGGGGTGCAGTTCTGTAAAAGCAGACGGCACATCATGATGCAACGCGAAAACTGCCGGAGCAAATCCGGCAGTTTTCCACAGGAGGATGTGACAGAAGAAAAATTCATGGTTTTCTTCAAAAGAAACTTTTGGTATACTGAATACGTGAAAGAGAAAGAGGGTTCGATATGTTAGCAGAAACAGCAGTGAAATATTATCATATGGGATACAACTGTGCGGAAAGCATCATTCGCGCAGGCAATGAGGTGTATGGTCTTGACCTGCATGACAGGGATATGAAGATGACAGCAGCCTTTGGCGGCGGCTTTCAGATTGGGGATGTATGCGGTGCCCTGTGCGGTGCAGCCTGTGTAGTCTCCGCTCGCTATGTGGAAACAAAGGCACACGACTGTTCTTTTCTTAGAACACTGACGCAGAAGCTGGTCATAGCATTTCAGAATAAAATGGGTTCCCGTCTTTGTGCGAAAATTAAACCGGTGTATCACAGCAAGGAAAAGAAATGTGAGCATACGGTGGAAACTGCCGCAGCCATTCTGGAGGAGGTCATCCGGGAATGGGATGAGGAAAGAAATGGCATACAGGGATAGTAAGGTATCTTTTCCGCTTTAAGGTATTCTCCTGAAATCAGCTTAATCAAAAGGATCAGGTGCATCGGCTTATCGATGTGCTTGATCTTTTACTGTTTCTAAGTATGCAGTCCTCTTCCTTTGAACAGGAATCGGATGAAGGAGAAGCTGTTTGCATTTTACTTGTCTTTTTTCAATATTGCGCATATTCTGAATATAGGAGATGATGCTTATGAAGGAAGGAACTCTCGTATATTACCTGGATGAGGGGCAGATTCATGATGGACATGTTATCGATGTGGAAACCAAACAAAACGGCTTCGTGTTCAGTATTGACAGCTATGGAGAATGCGGTGGTTTCTGCCGTATTGATTCTGCACAGATCAACCGCACGGTGTTTGAGGATTTTGAGGAAGCGAAAAAGCACTTAAGATAACATGCGGCTGTTGTACAGCCTGTCACAGCTGCTTTCAATGGGGGTGTTCCGCTTTGTCTGATTGAAAATTTCTTGGCGTATGCGGAATGTCTGACAACTGCTGCCTTTTTTTTCATGCCCGCAGCGCGGTATCATAAAGAAAAGCATACCGACGGACGGATACTACTCACACTTAGGAGAGCACAAAAAAATCAACCGATGTGTATTCACTGTGGTTGATTTTTTTGATTCATTCTTTGCAGTAGGGAAAGCAGTTATTTCCTGCCTGTCTGCTTCAATGCCTGCATGGTTTCATCAAAGGGACAAATCATATTACTCAGTCTGCTGATTTGCGCGGCCAGTGTGTATTTAGTGGAAAGGGGAATCTCCCCGCCCTTTTGAAATGTCGCAAGCTGCTCCTTTTGCACTCCTGCCGTCGCAGCTACAAAGGATAGCGGCAGCTTATATTTTTCTACCAGAACATTCAGCAGTGCCTTCACAATATCGTCATTATCCACCCTCCATGCAGGAAGGGTGATGAAATTGGATACAAACGAACAGATCATTGCCTGTTCCTGCTCTGTATGCTTTGTTACGTTTACACTGATTCCCATTGCCTGCAAAACAGCTTTCATATCAATGCCGTTTACCTCTTCCGCGGTTTGCAGGATGTCAAATAATTCCATATCATAAGCCTCGCTTTCGTAATGCTTTCGTATGCAAGTATGTGCAGGATAAACAGATATATCCAGCAGCATTCCTCTGAACGCAGTCATCTACAGTTTAGCGTAGTAGACAATAAAAATGAAGTAAAAAATACCATCGGTTTCTTAAGTTATGTTAATCGGTGACAGGAAAGTATACGGCTGAAGCTGCTTGTAAATAGAAAGAAATCAAGGATGAAAAGAAATATGGCTGCATTCATGCCTGTAAGGTACACAGAGTGCGCCGTAGGGTGAACAGAGTATCCCCCATCTGTTCATCGACCACTGAGATGGGCGTATTCTGCCTGCTTTTTAGATAAAATCCCTTTTAACGTGAAAAATAGAAAAAGTTATCAAAAATTTGCGGATTTTTTAGGAATTTGACAGATTCCATACGTATAGAAGGGGGTAAGGAGCCCTTACAGAATGGAGGACATAAAAATGTCAAATGCAATGAATCAACTCAACTACAGTAACGATCTATTTTTTAAGTACACCCTTTCCCGCGAGGATGAAGGCTCTGTGTACGCCCGCAACACCATCATTGAACGTGTTACCGGTATCAGGGTAAAGGAAAGCACCGTACTCAATCCCAACCTGGATCCGGACATCATCGGAAAGAAGCGCATCATTCTGGATGTCCACGTGAAGGATGAACAAAATCGTCATTTCAATATCGAGATGCAGACGACCTGTAAGGGAATAGCGGAAATGATGCGTTTTGAATTTTACGGAGCCAGAGCGTTGAACAATCAGCTGAAAAGCGGTGAGTTTTATGATCAATTAAAGCCGGTTTATCAAATCATATTCATCGATGAGTATGCATGGAACAACAGAAATCTGATCAATCAATATCAGATGCGCAATGAGCAGGGAGAAGATGAAAGCGGATATCCGCTCATCCTTCGTACCTTTGTTCATACGCCGGCAATCAATGACATCGTAAAGAAGAAAATGCAGAGGCTGAATGACTTTGAACAACTGGTATACCTGTTTGAAAATAATGAAAAAAATGATATACTGAAGTCGAAGGAAAGGCTGGTGAAGGTATTCATGAACAAGTATGAGGAAATGCAGAAGGATGATGAGCTGTGGTCAACGGCTATGGCGATTCAAATGGGAGAAGCACGTTACCGCAACGGCTTGCGTGACAGCTTTGAAGAGGGAAAAGCTGCCGGAAAAATGGAAGGAAAGATAGAAGGCAGGATGGAAGGAAAGATAGAAGGTAGGATGGAAGGAAAGATAGAAGGCAAGTTGGAAGGAGAAAGGCAGCTCTTACACAAACTCATAGAAATGAAATATCATGAGGATTGCGCTACGTGGCTGCAGGCATTAACTGAGGAGCAGATGCATATCGTATCCACTTTACTTCTGGAATGTGATACCTTCGAGGCTGTCAAAAAGCAATTAAATAAAACTGATACGAAATAAGTTATTCTATACATAATAATTGTGAATTTCTTTTCTATACCGTAAACGAAAGGTTCTCAGCACATGAAGTGCTGAGGCTTTTCATATTGTTCATACAAATGTCATATTTCTCTATGTGGCTGATAATATTGAAAAAAGGGAAAGAAAATCCAAAGTTGAATGAGTTGAATGACTTTGAACAGCTGCTGTATCTGTTTGAAAATAATGAAAAAAATGATATACTGAAGTCGAAGGAAAGGCTGGTGAAGGTATTCGTGGATAAGTATGAGGAAATGCAGAAGGATGATGAGCTGTGGTCAACGGCTATGGCGATTCAAATGGGAGAAGCACGTTACCGCAACGGCTTGCGTGACAGCTTTGAAGAGGGAAAAGCTGCCGGAAAAATGGAAGGAAAGATAGAAGGCAGGATGGAAGGAAAGATAGAAGGTAGGATAGAAGGCAAGTTGGAAGGAGAAAGGCAGCTCTTACACAAACTCATAGAAATGAAGTATCATGAGGCTTGCGCAACGTGGCTGCAGGCATTAACTGAGGAGCAGATGCATATCGTATCCACTTTACTTCTGGAATGTGATACCTTTGAGTCACTCAGAAAACGATTAAATAAATCTGACAAGAAATAAGCTGTCTGTAATTTAAGAGAAATTTTTATATGTATTTTTGAATTATTCGCATAAACACTATACTTATAAGCAATTTTATAATTGCAAAAACATTCATTTTACCTGGATATGCCACGATTGAATGAGCCTTGATATGACAATAAAACCGATAAGGGAGATAGCACATAAAAGGGTTCTTTCTAACTTTAGGGTGTTTGCAAAAGGGAGACTTCAGCTTCTATTGATAACTACAATCGTATGGAACTCTCCCTATTTCAAGTTTACCCACAATCGAGAAAGAACCCATAAAAGCTGTGTATCTCCCTTTATTCTTGCAATCTAATATTTCTCTGACTGCCTTTTCATCTCCGCTAGTCACTCTGCAAATGAGGTCATAAGAGGGATAACCATAATCTTTTTTCATTTGTCCTATTTCCTTGCGTTTAATAACTGCTGTGATTTTTTCAGTCCTCTATCCCGTCTACTGTTGATAGCGGAACGCGGTACATGACACAGTTCTGAAATTTCTCTGTCACTCATATCTTGAAAGAAATGCAACAAGATAGTACTACGCTGTTTTTCTGTTCACTCTTTCGATGCTGTACTTAATTTTTGATCAGATATACGAATTACAAAATCCAGCACTTGAAATGATACAAGTTCATGTGAATAGTCATCATTCATACTATACTCAATCCGTTTCATTTTAGGTAATTCACAAAACAGCACTTCATGCTTGAAACGTTTGGTAATCTGCCTTCTATGACTTGATAATGTGCCTTTAATAACAATTAGTAAAGAATTAAACTGTAATCTGACAATATGCTCGAAAGAAGATGTCCTCATAATTTCATCTCCCCTCTACACATGCCTAAATATATAAACTAGTTATTTCGCAGTGGAAATAATGCTTATATCTTTTTGTTAGTACAGAAACAGAACGTGAAAAAGCCCGCACAAAATAAATGGTTTGTACGGGTAAAGGAATTGCAATCTCTTTAAAAAAATAGATATTTATACCGGCTTTTAGTATTCTGATTTTTTC
This region includes:
- a CDS encoding C_GCAxxG_C_C family protein, giving the protein MLAETAVKYYHMGYNCAESIIRAGNEVYGLDLHDRDMKMTAAFGGGFQIGDVCGALCGAACVVSARYVETKAHDCSFLRTLTQKLVIAFQNKMGSRLCAKIKPVYHSKEKKCEHTVETAAAILEEVIREWDEERNGIQG
- a CDS encoding pyruvate formate-lyase — translated: MKKKISIDGAQNVEVSKPIPCEKSPQEQLAIMEAYTQAHRDSAALDKAERELRCLRTIFPALFRSIEDDDLLAGRLDFLPIGFGSVTSIGGVSHYCVFHKLRSFKEQLDSEEEKARVDALYAYWEEHDTKAIYCADVLNESTIGRFIDCSYPLMATARLSGMMLNYKKLMAYGLEGLKKLIRSQKPNTFLNSCVESLTLLQEVIDRQIELVREAKLDAARSRLQDLELMERDLAVIRTQKPATFHQALQLFWIYALVAGVINYGRMDDVLGPYLQRDLEDDLITEEEAYRYLKSLWKMIENRRTTVNGRIIVGGEGREHPEEGDTFARICLRVCRDTRYVEPQFTLRFSKNTPADIMDMAYDCIGSGATYPTLYNDDVNIEAVMYGMRVSREIAEQYVPFGCGEFVIQGKSVGTPNTLLNLLKLLNITLNAGIDPMDGKAKNGPVSIPECSAFTTFDELYDTYKELLDYYFDLSVEAQKHSYEVMNQEASFLFTSILMDDCITRGRALLDGGVQILGGTNETYGNINASDALYAIRKLVYEDKVYTLQQLHEAQLADFEGYEQLRRDLLHADKYGNDKPECDALANDLYEFVAKGIRQRGIDAGLGYYLIVISNNQTNTDWGHQTFASLDGRKTGVFMNPANNPQGGAAKSGPTACLNSLSRFQAKYHGGSVQNIKFTPRMFNEDRDKIRILFDTYFKKGGCQLMVTVVDHGVLEDAQKHPEKYPDLIVRVAGYSAVFVNLTRDIQDELLSRMLYD
- a CDS encoding glycyl-radical enzyme activating protein, translating into MINVTNIERFATHDGPGIRTTLFLKGCPLFCPWCANPETQSVKSTMFHNAVRCVGCRLCERACPHQAITFAQGNFTYREDRCQRCGACEQVCLQDAIAFQGKEMTLEAIMAELCRDRDYYENSGGGITFSGGEPFVQQEALWELLRACKQEGFHTAVETTGNYSSDLLIRMMPLIDLFLFDFKHPDDTILHTVTGADGALIKENLRYLLKVDPQKVIVRIPVIPGFNYEKDTLESALRYLKSIGVCEVNLLPYHTLGKVKYEKMGKPYTLSNKMLQKEDLMCYLEYARQLGMQANIGG
- a CDS encoding XRE family transcriptional regulator; amino-acid sequence: MELFDILQTAEEVNGIDMKAVLQAMGISVNVTKHTEQEQAMICSFVSNFITLPAWRVDNDDIVKALLNVLVEKYKLPLSFVAATAGVQKEQLATFQKGGEIPLSTKYTLAAQISRLSNMICPFDETMQALKQTGRK